In Pseudoalteromonas nigrifaciens, the sequence AAACTCGACAGTAGCCCTAATTGCCAAATTACAGCAATGATCGAACACATTATAGGTAAAATAGTCAGCTTTAAACTGCCACAAAATAGCCAAACCATAATAAAAGTAAAGGCAATCGCGATGGCAAAAAATACCACCACACCTTTTGCACCTTCGGCTATATCACCGGCCATTTTAGCAAAACCAATTATATGAATACTCACCTTGTCGGTGCTTAGCGGTTCACGTAGTTGTGTTTCGAGTTTTTGCGCAAATGCTAAGGTATCGAGCTTTTCTTGGGTTTGCGGATCGGTTTCCATTAATTGCGCTGTCACCATCGCACACGAATAGTCACTGGCAATCATGCGCCCAACTACTTTCGCTTTTTCGATATTTTCTTTAACGACCCCTAAACCCTGTTTATCGGCTTTAAAATTAGCAGGAATTATTGGCCCGCCGGCAAAACCATCTTCAACTACTTCAACAAATCGAGCGCTGGGTGAAAATATTGAATTTACTAAAGGTCGATTAACACCAGGGATAAAATATAGCTGGTCGTGTACCGCTTTTAATTGGGTAAAAAATTCAGGATTAAAAATATCGCCGCTGTCGTCACACACCGAAATTAAAATACTGTTAGCGCCACCAAACTGCTTTTCATGTTTGGTGTATACCTTCATATAATCGTGGTTTAACGGAATGTTTTTATTAAACGAGGCATCAAGTTGAATTTGTGTCGCTTTAAATGCCAATAAACAGGTTATAAGCACAAAGCTTATAAGCATAATTAAGCGATGTTTAAATATCGCATTTTCTATAAAGTCTAAAATCTTATGCATTAAGGGGTCAACTCCTTCACTTTAATGCCATCTTCTGTTGCCATGATTAGTTTATTATTTAAAATCACACCATCTAGAATTGCTTTACCGTCGGCCAACTGCTCATGTGTAAGCTCAGCGTTTTGCAAATGAAAAATCACGCCGCTATTGGCCAACATTAGCCATTGTTCATTGTTATAATTTATGATGTTGTTAATCGTTGCTGTTTTTTTATTATCAAGGTGCTGCCAATTTTGATCACCTTGCTGGCGAGTAAAAACATTGCCTCGTAATCCTGCCACTACCTCTTGCTGCGCATTGGCGCTAAATGCAAAAAATGATCCTGGGTAAATTTCGTCAACTCGCTGCCATGTTAAGCCTGCATCGGTACTTTTTGCCATTAAGCCCATTTCACCCACTAACATTAAACCGTCTGGAGTTTGCTCAATGCGGTTAAAGTGCGGCAAAATTGAGGCTGTTTCTGCTTCATAACCTTCTGGGTCGTGTTCTTTTAAATCACTCAAATATTCTCTATCGTCACTAAATAATAGCGAGTCTAAAAAACGTTTTTGCCAGTGCTTACCACCGTCGCTGGTTTGATAAAACATGCCATAAGCCCCCACAGCATAACCATGTAGCTCATCTTTAAATAAAATATCTAAACACGGTTTATCTATCTCTGGCTTAGCTTGTTGTAAATGCCACGTTTTACCACCATTTGTAGTATTTATTATTGTTGCATCGTGCCCACAGGCCCAGCCATTGTTTTCATTAGTAAAATCAACCGCAGTTAACAATACTTGAGTTGGCACCGATTCTGCTTGTTGCCAATCAATACCATTAATACTTGTAATTACAGTGCCATGCTTACCAACAGCCACTAAACCCGCTTTAGTTTGGGTAATATCAGTCAATAACGTTTTATCGGCGTTTATTGCACTAATAGCAAATTGAGGAGTTTCTTGTGCAACACTCGCACCGCTGAGGATCAGGCTGGCATATACCAAATACTTCATAAATTTAAATCGCCTTGAACTGGGGAATTGTTTGTCTATTTAGGTGAGGAAAAGCCCTGCGCGTCAAAAAGACAAACGCGATGAGAAAGGAAAAAAGGCACCTAACCAATCGGTTAGGTGCCTACTATTAACTATCTACCTTCGCGACGTAATGCGCTTGATGTAAACTCATTGTCGTTAAACGACTGAGAAAAATCATACATTTTGTGCTGGTTATCTAAACCAATTGCTAAGTAACGACGAGAGTTTAAATCGTGATAAACCTCTAACGTACTCCACTGCGTTGGTACTTCATAGTAGTTAAGGCCATAAGCCATAGCTACACGGTAAAGTTGGTCACGGTTATCGTAAATATCGGTAACCTGTACTTGCCAGCTATCTTCATCAATATAAAACACACGTTTTTTATAAATATGGCGCGTATCATCTTTTAAGTTAGCTTCAACCACCCACACACGGTGCTTTTCGTAGCGTGTATGCTCAGGGTTAATATGTCCTGGCATTAATATTTCGTCATAGCTTAGTTTATCGCTATGGAGCTTATAACTATTGTATGGAATATAAAGCTCTTGCTTACCTTTTAATGTCCAGGTGTAACGGTTTGGTGACCCGTTAAACATGTCAAAGTCATCAGTAGTACGTAAGCTG encodes:
- a CDS encoding YCF48-related protein, with the protein product MKYLVYASLILSGASVAQETPQFAISAINADKTLLTDITQTKAGLVAVGKHGTVITSINGIDWQQAESVPTQVLLTAVDFTNENNGWACGHDATIINTTNGGKTWHLQQAKPEIDKPCLDILFKDELHGYAVGAYGMFYQTSDGGKHWQKRFLDSLLFSDDREYLSDLKEHDPEGYEAETASILPHFNRIEQTPDGLMLVGEMGLMAKSTDAGLTWQRVDEIYPGSFFAFSANAQQEVVAGLRGNVFTRQQGDQNWQHLDNKKTATINNIINYNNEQWLMLANSGVIFHLQNAELTHEQLADGKAILDGVILNNKLIMATEDGIKVKELTP